In Flammeovirgaceae bacterium 311, one DNA window encodes the following:
- a CDS encoding ATPase (COG0236 Acyl carrier protein) has protein sequence MENTYPTIVAAVTGIISKNKGVKRSAILVKDNLKELGLDQLDVVDLILAVEKKYHITIPDEVPVETVTDLARFVYTHAAA, from the coding sequence ATGGAAAACACATACCCAACCATAGTTGCCGCTGTTACCGGCATCATCAGTAAAAATAAAGGCGTTAAAAGATCTGCCATTCTGGTAAAAGATAACCTGAAAGAACTAGGTTTAGACCAGCTGGATGTGGTTGATCTGATATTAGCGGTTGAGAAAAAATACCATATTACCATTCCCGACGAGGTGCCGGTAGAAACAGTGACCGATCTGGCTCGCTTTGTCTACACCCACGCCGCCGCTTAG
- a CDS encoding transcriptional regulator (COG1309 Transcriptional regulator) translates to MTKELILATCRDIIYQYGLQRLLIDEVARQCGTSKKTIYAMFGSKTHLMECLGITFLENERKKFLAGIQQPDQSLRQKLLFIINHLIELAEAIPVEELEFLKKKHKTNYQMLLKYLKEVTAALEALLSAGQSAGEVLADLEISTQAKLLLAQLQYLHVHHRQLTLTHPAEHWHRHITTNFFRSTFIEP, encoded by the coding sequence ATGACCAAAGAACTAATCCTGGCTACCTGCCGCGATATTATATACCAGTATGGCCTCCAGCGTTTGCTGATAGACGAGGTGGCCAGGCAGTGCGGCACCTCGAAAAAAACTATTTATGCAATGTTTGGCAGCAAGACACATTTGATGGAGTGCCTTGGAATTACTTTTCTGGAGAACGAAAGAAAAAAGTTTCTTGCCGGCATCCAGCAGCCGGATCAGTCACTTCGCCAAAAACTCCTGTTCATCATCAATCACCTGATCGAGTTAGCTGAGGCAATTCCTGTCGAGGAGCTGGAATTCCTGAAGAAGAAACACAAGACCAATTATCAGATGCTACTGAAGTACCTGAAAGAAGTAACAGCAGCACTGGAAGCACTATTATCTGCAGGTCAATCAGCCGGAGAAGTATTAGCGGATCTGGAGATCAGCACTCAGGCAAAACTACTGCTTGCTCAGCTACAGTACCTGCATGTTCATCATCGCCAGCTAACACTAACCCATCCTGCAGAGCACTGGCACCGGCACATTACCACAAACTTTTTCCGCAGTACCTTTATCGAGCCTTAA
- a CDS encoding RND family efflux transporter, MFP subunit (COG0845 Membrane-fusion protein) — translation MKKVIYIVLVLLVLGAIGFTLANNKKEMATAAAVASQTSKAIPVVLTTPKTGAIDRAFSVNGTFEPIQSLSLMSETQGQVIKLNKRKGEAVKAGEVLVQVENDVLRANVITAQANYEKSKKDLARFENLASGDAITQRQLEDVKLGFQNAEANLIMARQRLEKSRIVAPISGIINESYIEIGSFLNPGTKLFDIVNVDKLKLNAKVSEREVMLIQNGSQAKVSPNVMTDKTFEGIITAIGANADRSLKYDVEIQVNNTKETALRAGMYGSAFFEIADTRQALLLEREAIATSLQNPKVFVIKEGKAYMKDVTIGAVANNKVEITSGLAEGEQVVLSGQINLREGTAVSVMK, via the coding sequence ATGAAAAAAGTAATTTATATCGTACTGGTACTGTTAGTGCTTGGCGCCATCGGCTTTACCCTTGCGAACAACAAAAAAGAAATGGCTACGGCAGCAGCTGTAGCTTCGCAAACCAGCAAGGCTATTCCTGTAGTACTCACCACGCCTAAAACCGGGGCCATAGACCGTGCATTTTCGGTAAATGGCACTTTTGAGCCCATCCAGAGCCTGTCGCTGATGTCCGAAACGCAGGGTCAGGTAATTAAACTCAACAAACGAAAAGGCGAAGCGGTGAAAGCCGGTGAGGTGCTGGTGCAGGTAGAGAATGATGTGCTGCGTGCCAATGTGATCACCGCACAGGCTAATTATGAAAAATCAAAAAAAGACCTGGCCCGTTTTGAGAACCTGGCCTCCGGCGATGCCATTACCCAGCGCCAGCTTGAAGATGTGAAGCTGGGCTTCCAGAATGCGGAAGCCAATCTGATCATGGCACGCCAGCGGCTGGAGAAATCGCGCATTGTAGCGCCTATCAGCGGCATCATCAACGAAAGCTACATCGAAATAGGCTCCTTCCTGAACCCCGGCACCAAGCTGTTCGACATTGTGAATGTGGACAAGCTGAAGCTCAACGCCAAAGTTTCGGAGCGGGAAGTGATGCTGATCCAGAACGGCAGCCAGGCAAAAGTAAGTCCTAATGTGATGACCGACAAAACCTTTGAAGGCATCATCACGGCCATTGGTGCCAATGCCGACCGCTCCTTGAAATACGATGTTGAGATTCAGGTAAACAATACCAAAGAAACTGCCCTGAGAGCTGGTATGTACGGCAGCGCCTTTTTTGAGATAGCCGATACCCGCCAGGCCCTGCTGCTGGAGCGCGAGGCCATTGCAACCAGCCTGCAAAACCCCAAAGTGTTTGTGATAAAAGAGGGGAAAGCATATATGAAAGATGTAACCATTGGCGCTGTAGCCAATAATAAAGTAGAGATAACCAGTGGCCTGGCCGAAGGCGAGCAGGTAGTGCTCAGTGGCCAGATTAACCTGCGCGAAGGCACCGCGGTGTCAGTGATGAAATAA
- a CDS encoding hypothetical protein (COG1510 Predicted transcriptional regulators) encodes MTELKLSEEQKELVEEVGVFHEQTGLQPAAARILALLLISDKTELSFDEIREALNLSKSATSYAINFLLSISRIEYITQPGDRKRYFRTRLASWEKDVPKKMESIFRGSILLKKVLQQRNPETEAFNNKLKEVIEFTEYLERELPLLVQKWYANKNKPYHN; translated from the coding sequence ATGACTGAGCTTAAGCTATCAGAAGAACAAAAGGAACTTGTAGAAGAAGTAGGTGTTTTTCATGAGCAGACCGGCCTGCAGCCTGCCGCTGCCAGAATTCTGGCCCTGCTGCTTATTTCTGATAAAACAGAGCTCTCGTTTGATGAGATCAGAGAGGCGTTGAATCTAAGCAAAAGTGCTACCAGCTACGCCATAAATTTTCTGCTCTCCATTTCCAGGATTGAATACATTACACAGCCTGGTGATCGGAAACGCTACTTTCGCACCCGACTGGCCAGCTGGGAAAAAGATGTACCAAAAAAAATGGAATCGATTTTTCGGGGAAGTATCCTCCTAAAGAAAGTGCTCCAACAGCGCAACCCGGAGACGGAAGCCTTTAACAACAAGCTGAAGGAGGTAATTGAATTTACCGAATACCTGGAACGGGAGCTCCCGCTCCTGGTGCAGAAATGGTACGCAAATAAAAACAAGCCCTACCATAACTGA
- a CDS encoding peptidyl-prolyl isomerase (COG0545 FKBP-type peptidyl-prolyl cis-trans isomerases 1) translates to MIASAPLFAQSKKELRAEVQRLKTEIEQLNKPTEVDLNNKHTKASYAIGVMIATNLESQEMDSLDIEAVVVAFHDVLKDQELKLPRQEAESTIQQYMQEMMDAKKTKAIEEATAYLDNNKKKEGIQETESGLQYKVIKQGSGKSPGPKDRVKVHYTGMLTDGTVFDSSVERGEPITFGVNQVIPGWTEALQLMKEGDKWTIYIPYELAYGERGAGRDIPPYSTLVFDVELLKIE, encoded by the coding sequence ATGATAGCTTCCGCCCCCCTCTTTGCACAGTCAAAAAAAGAACTAAGGGCTGAAGTGCAGCGATTAAAAACTGAAATTGAACAACTTAACAAGCCAACAGAGGTTGATTTAAACAACAAACATACAAAAGCCAGTTATGCTATAGGAGTCATGATTGCTACTAACCTTGAAAGTCAGGAAATGGATTCTCTCGATATCGAAGCAGTGGTGGTAGCCTTTCATGATGTTTTAAAAGACCAGGAACTAAAGTTACCCCGGCAGGAAGCAGAAAGTACCATTCAACAATATATGCAGGAAATGATGGACGCAAAAAAAACAAAAGCAATAGAAGAGGCCACCGCTTATCTTGATAATAACAAGAAAAAGGAGGGCATACAGGAAACCGAAAGCGGTTTGCAGTATAAGGTAATCAAACAAGGCAGTGGCAAATCGCCCGGGCCAAAAGACAGGGTTAAGGTTCACTATACCGGCATGCTTACAGACGGTACGGTATTTGACAGTTCTGTGGAACGTGGAGAACCTATCACCTTTGGCGTAAACCAGGTAATCCCGGGATGGACTGAAGCCCTGCAGCTGATGAAGGAAGGTGATAAATGGACCATATATATTCCTTATGAGCTTGCCTATGGTGAGCGAGGCGCAGGTCGCGATATTCCTCCTTATTCTACCTTGGTTTTTGATGTGGAATTACTGAAGATAGAATAG
- a CDS encoding outer membrane protein (COG1538 Outer membrane protein), producing MNKKYLLAGLLLMMLGPVRAQDLAEVQPSSQEPSAQESPQAKPLTLKEAISYGLKNNEDIAKATYDEEISLNRIQEIRGQGLPQLSATAKLEYFPALPTQILPGILVGQPGSDIPVQFGKDWNAQGGLQVSQLLFNKSFFVGLQAAKSTQDLYRLRTEMAQEEVVYNISSAYLQILQTREQFTVIDANLERLAQLEKILQLQYDNDLVKKVDVNRLKVSRVNLQNQKQSLTTALEQQQNYLKFFMGMPLEQEVILSESEGLATNIIPGSMATNVGQKIEYQLLSKQQELTEYQIKNIRAGYYPSLAAYGSYSYMTQRNQLFGDEIPWFKTSVVGVQLNIPLFDGFQKRSQVRMAELEIRKVAQDMQKVEKNMVVETRNAISQLENSLQAIQAQEQNVALAQDVFNTSNQLYKEGISPLTDLLDSEVALREAQTNLNNERLKYQLAQLSYLRAAGEIDSLIK from the coding sequence ATGAACAAAAAGTACCTACTGGCGGGTCTTCTGCTAATGATGCTGGGACCGGTAAGGGCGCAGGATCTCGCAGAGGTGCAGCCTTCTTCGCAGGAGCCTTCTGCACAGGAGTCGCCCCAGGCAAAGCCTCTTACACTAAAGGAAGCTATAAGTTATGGTCTGAAAAACAACGAAGACATAGCCAAGGCCACTTACGATGAAGAGATATCCCTAAACCGCATCCAGGAAATCAGGGGCCAGGGCCTGCCGCAGCTGAGTGCTACCGCCAAGCTGGAATATTTTCCTGCGCTGCCCACGCAAATTCTGCCCGGCATACTGGTAGGCCAGCCCGGAAGTGATATTCCCGTGCAGTTCGGCAAAGACTGGAACGCCCAGGGAGGACTGCAGGTATCGCAGCTGCTTTTCAATAAAAGCTTTTTTGTAGGACTGCAGGCGGCCAAAAGCACCCAGGATCTGTATCGACTGCGCACGGAAATGGCTCAGGAAGAGGTGGTGTACAACATCAGCAGCGCTTACCTCCAGATTCTGCAGACCAGGGAGCAGTTTACTGTTATTGATGCCAACCTAGAGCGCCTGGCGCAGCTGGAAAAAATTCTCCAGCTGCAGTATGATAACGACCTTGTAAAAAAAGTAGATGTAAACCGGCTTAAAGTTAGTAGGGTAAACCTGCAAAATCAGAAGCAAAGCCTTACTACTGCTTTGGAGCAGCAGCAAAACTACCTTAAGTTCTTCATGGGTATGCCTCTGGAGCAGGAAGTAATCCTGTCTGAATCCGAAGGGCTTGCCACCAACATCATACCCGGTAGCATGGCCACTAATGTGGGGCAGAAAATAGAGTACCAGTTGCTAAGCAAGCAGCAGGAACTCACCGAGTACCAGATCAAAAACATACGGGCAGGCTATTACCCCTCGCTGGCCGCTTATGGAAGTTACAGCTACATGACGCAGCGCAACCAGCTGTTTGGAGATGAAATTCCATGGTTTAAGACCTCCGTGGTAGGAGTGCAGCTAAACATACCCCTCTTTGATGGCTTCCAGAAACGCTCGCAGGTACGTATGGCCGAACTGGAGATCAGAAAAGTAGCGCAGGACATGCAAAAGGTAGAAAAGAACATGGTGGTAGAAACACGCAATGCCATCAGCCAGCTGGAAAACAGCCTGCAGGCTATCCAGGCCCAGGAGCAGAACGTAGCCCTAGCGCAGGATGTGTTCAATACCAGCAACCAGCTCTACAAGGAAGGTATTTCACCCCTGACAGATCTACTGGATAGTGAAGTAGCCCTGCGCGAAGCACAGACCAACCTGAACAACGAAAGATTAAAATATCAGCTGGCACAGCTTAGTTACCTGAGAGCCGCCGGCGAAATAGACTCACTCATCAAATAA
- a CDS encoding hypothetical protein (COG2426 Predicted membrane protein) — translation MFAHLDELVLTFLLSISPFGEARAGIPYAVLNDVHILLAFVVGLTANLLVFPVLTWLIDKFSSRFWRYRTYRKGVVSLSRRAKKSVGVHNQKYGFWGLMVFVMIPLPGTGAYIGTIAAHVLKIERKKAFLAISIGVIVSSVLMAVGSYLGNIGLELL, via the coding sequence ATGTTTGCGCACTTAGATGAACTCGTCCTTACTTTTTTGTTAAGCATTTCTCCCTTTGGAGAAGCCCGTGCAGGAATTCCTTACGCAGTTTTGAACGATGTACACATCCTGCTGGCTTTTGTAGTAGGCCTTACCGCCAATTTGCTGGTGTTTCCGGTACTTACCTGGCTGATCGATAAATTCAGCAGCAGGTTCTGGCGCTACCGCACCTACAGAAAAGGCGTGGTCAGCCTCTCAAGAAGGGCCAAAAAAAGTGTTGGCGTTCATAACCAGAAGTATGGCTTCTGGGGTCTGATGGTTTTTGTGATGATTCCGCTGCCGGGCACCGGCGCCTACATAGGTACCATTGCCGCCCATGTGCTTAAAATAGAGCGCAAAAAAGCATTTCTTGCCATCAGCATTGGCGTAATTGTCTCCAGCGTTCTTATGGCGGTAGGCTCCTACCTGGGCAATATAGGTCTTGAGCTGCTGTAA
- a CDS encoding hypothetical protein (COG1510 Predicted transcriptional regulators) — MKLTEKHKLLIEKIGVALEQRGQRPAAARIIGLLYVADRPELTFDEISEALQLSKSATSNSLNFLVSSEHLEYITHCGDRKRYFRLKSVNWQAEFVKQMEEITNFNQLLRQVLESRTGNTPQYNTKIEELSSFLEYVSARLPHLLQDWKNENIYLTR, encoded by the coding sequence ATGAAGTTAACAGAAAAACATAAACTGCTGATAGAGAAAATTGGCGTAGCGCTTGAGCAAAGAGGACAACGGCCGGCCGCTGCACGTATTATTGGACTGCTATATGTTGCCGACAGGCCTGAGCTAACCTTTGATGAAATCTCGGAGGCCCTGCAACTGAGCAAAAGCGCCACCAGTAACTCACTAAATTTTCTTGTTAGCAGTGAGCACCTGGAATACATCACACATTGCGGCGACCGCAAGCGGTATTTCCGTCTGAAGTCAGTGAACTGGCAGGCGGAGTTTGTAAAACAGATGGAAGAGATCACAAACTTTAACCAGCTGCTTCGCCAGGTACTGGAGAGCAGAACGGGCAATACACCGCAATACAATACCAAAATTGAAGAATTAAGCAGCTTCCTGGAATATGTATCGGCAAGATTACCCCATTTGCTGCAGGACTGGAAAAATGAAAATATTTATTTGACTAGATAG
- a CDS encoding cation/multidrug efflux pump (COG0841 Cation/multidrug efflux pump), which produces MNITKLSIQRSTIVVVVFTVLTLMGLVSYFSLNYELLPKFSPPVLTVTTIYPGASPAEVENSVTKEIEDALSSLENVSEIKSTSQESFSIIVIQLNQGTDVDLSLQDAQRKVNAILSILPDDAEAPALGKFDFDDMPIIQLGATANMSSTEFYDLVENKIKPELSRIQGVAQIKVLGGQEREIKVNLNADKLEAYGLSISQVQQKIRFSNLDFPTGKIKNEGGQTLIRLAGKYDSVDQLRNLVLTQDAATGSTVRLGDVADVQDAEKDTEVITRVNGQNSIGLSIQKQSDANAVEVSELSRRALEKLEQTYAAEGLSFVIAKDSSIFTLEAADAVIHDLFLAIILVAVVMLLFLHSLRNAIIVMISIPASLVATFIAISLLGYSLNLMTLLGLSLVVGILVDDAIVVVENIHRHMEMGKKAAQAAYDGIREIMATVTSITLVIVVVFVPIALSTGLVSDILRQFSVVVAVSTMLSLFVAFTLIPLLASRFSRLEHLSDKNFFGRFILSFERFLDRVIDGFSSALSWSFKNKTVVLLTTVVLFIASVALIPTGFIGSEFVSAGDRGEFIVQLELPKNATVEQTNFATRQVEEHLQQYPEISKLFTTIGTTGTSQAGQNTAYLAEVSVTMVDAKERDINTSQFSRKVKIALEESIPGVKVSSIPVSMVGGANQAPIQVILTGADVDQLMQVSDKIMAEMEQVQGTSDVKKSVEDGNPEIAVEVDRDKMAQLGLSLEVVGAGMQTAFNGNTDAKFRGLDNDYDINIRLDQFNRQNIADISSLSFVNNRGEIIRLGQFANIIQSSGPSKLERQDRVASVTVNSQVVGRPSGTVGAEIQERLAGVQLPEGVGISYGGDLKNQSEGFGSLGTALLAALILVYLIMVGLYDSYVYPLVVLFSIPLAIIGALLALALSSSTLSIFSILGIIMLIGLVAKNAILVVDFTNNLKEEGIEVKKALDEAVRIRFRPILMTTLAMVFGMLPIALASGAGAEWKNGLAWALIGGLTSSMFLTLLVVPVIYYLFDRVLARFGLDKKTEIELVDKTHEELEHETAALEEAKLAHAHVHVPA; this is translated from the coding sequence ATGAATATCACCAAATTATCGATACAGCGTTCTACCATTGTGGTAGTGGTGTTTACCGTGCTCACCCTCATGGGGCTGGTAAGCTACTTCTCCCTCAACTACGAGCTGCTGCCCAAATTTAGCCCGCCGGTACTTACCGTTACCACCATCTATCCGGGCGCTTCGCCGGCCGAGGTAGAAAACTCTGTAACCAAGGAGATCGAAGATGCCCTTTCGTCGCTGGAGAATGTAAGTGAGATCAAAAGCACCTCGCAGGAGAGCTTCTCCATTATCGTCATCCAGCTGAACCAGGGTACTGATGTAGACCTGAGCCTGCAGGATGCCCAGCGCAAGGTAAATGCCATCTTAAGCATTTTGCCTGACGATGCAGAAGCACCTGCCCTGGGCAAATTCGACTTCGACGATATGCCCATCATCCAGCTGGGTGCCACGGCCAATATGTCATCTACCGAGTTTTATGACCTGGTAGAGAACAAGATCAAGCCGGAACTGTCCCGCATACAGGGCGTTGCCCAGATAAAAGTGCTGGGGGGCCAGGAGCGCGAAATCAAAGTAAACTTGAATGCCGACAAGCTGGAGGCCTATGGGCTTTCCATCTCGCAGGTGCAGCAGAAGATCCGCTTCTCTAACCTGGATTTTCCTACCGGTAAAATCAAGAACGAAGGGGGGCAAACCCTGATCCGTCTGGCCGGTAAGTACGATAGTGTAGACCAGCTGCGTAACCTGGTACTTACCCAGGATGCCGCCACCGGCAGCACGGTGCGGCTGGGCGATGTGGCCGATGTGCAGGATGCCGAAAAAGATACCGAGGTAATTACCCGGGTAAATGGCCAAAACTCCATCGGTTTGTCTATTCAGAAGCAATCCGACGCCAATGCTGTGGAGGTAAGCGAGCTGAGCCGCCGGGCGCTGGAAAAGCTGGAGCAGACATATGCTGCTGAGGGCCTAAGCTTTGTGATTGCCAAAGACAGCTCCATCTTTACACTGGAGGCCGCCGATGCCGTAATCCACGACCTGTTCCTGGCCATTATTCTGGTAGCGGTGGTGATGCTGCTTTTCCTGCACTCGCTGCGCAATGCCATCATTGTAATGATTTCCATTCCAGCCTCACTGGTGGCTACCTTTATTGCCATCAGCCTGCTGGGCTACTCCCTTAACCTGATGACCCTGCTGGGCCTTTCGCTGGTGGTGGGTATTCTGGTAGACGACGCCATTGTGGTTGTCGAGAACATTCACCGTCATATGGAAATGGGTAAAAAAGCCGCCCAGGCTGCCTACGACGGTATCCGGGAAATTATGGCCACCGTTACCTCTATTACCCTGGTAATTGTGGTAGTGTTTGTGCCCATTGCCCTGTCTACCGGTCTGGTATCGGATATCCTGCGCCAGTTCTCCGTAGTAGTAGCTGTTTCTACCATGCTGAGCTTGTTTGTTGCTTTTACGCTGATACCGCTGCTGGCCAGCCGCTTCTCCCGACTGGAGCACCTGTCCGACAAGAACTTCTTCGGCCGCTTTATCCTGTCCTTCGAGCGTTTTCTGGACCGGGTAATTGATGGCTTCTCCAGCGCCCTGAGCTGGTCGTTTAAAAACAAAACCGTTGTACTGCTGACCACCGTGGTGCTGTTTATTGCTTCTGTGGCCCTGATTCCGACCGGTTTTATCGGGAGTGAGTTCGTAAGCGCTGGCGATAGGGGTGAGTTTATCGTGCAGCTGGAACTGCCCAAAAATGCCACCGTAGAGCAAACCAACTTTGCCACCCGCCAGGTAGAAGAGCACCTGCAGCAGTACCCCGAGATAAGTAAGCTCTTTACCACCATTGGTACCACCGGTACATCACAGGCAGGCCAAAACACAGCCTACCTGGCCGAAGTAAGTGTTACTATGGTCGATGCCAAGGAACGGGATATTAATACCAGCCAGTTTTCCCGCAAAGTGAAGATTGCTCTGGAAGAAAGCATTCCAGGGGTAAAAGTGAGCTCCATACCGGTAAGTATGGTAGGGGGAGCGAACCAGGCCCCTATCCAGGTGATCCTGACAGGTGCTGATGTAGACCAGCTGATGCAGGTCTCGGACAAGATCATGGCCGAGATGGAGCAGGTGCAGGGTACTTCCGATGTGAAGAAATCAGTAGAAGATGGAAATCCAGAAATTGCCGTAGAGGTAGACCGCGATAAAATGGCGCAGCTGGGCCTGTCGCTGGAAGTAGTGGGGGCCGGCATGCAAACCGCCTTCAATGGCAATACCGATGCCAAGTTCCGCGGCCTGGACAACGACTACGACATTAACATTCGCCTGGACCAGTTTAACCGCCAGAATATTGCCGATATCAGTAGTCTAAGCTTTGTGAACAACCGCGGTGAGATTATCCGCCTGGGGCAGTTTGCCAACATCATCCAGTCGTCCGGACCCTCTAAGCTGGAGCGGCAGGACCGGGTGGCCTCCGTAACGGTGAATTCGCAGGTAGTAGGCCGCCCCTCCGGTACGGTTGGTGCCGAAATCCAGGAGCGACTTGCCGGTGTGCAGCTGCCCGAGGGAGTAGGCATCAGCTATGGCGGCGACCTCAAGAACCAGTCCGAAGGCTTTGGCTCACTGGGCACTGCCCTGCTGGCGGCACTTATCCTGGTGTACCTGATCATGGTAGGTTTGTACGACAGCTATGTATACCCCCTGGTGGTGCTCTTCTCCATTCCGCTGGCGATTATAGGTGCACTACTGGCACTGGCCTTAAGCTCTTCTACGCTCAGCATCTTCTCCATTCTGGGTATCATCATGCTCATTGGTCTGGTAGCCAAAAACGCCATTCTGGTGGTAGACTTTACCAACAATCTGAAGGAAGAAGGCATTGAGGTGAAGAAGGCGCTGGATGAAGCCGTACGGATTCGTTTCCGCCCTATCCTGATGACTACCCTGGCGATGGTGTTTGGTATGCTGCCCATTGCGCTGGCCTCAGGTGCCGGCGCAGAGTGGAAAAACGGCCTGGCCTGGGCGCTGATCGGAGGGCTTACCTCCTCCATGTTCCTGACCCTGCTGGTGGTACCGGTAATTTACTACCTGTTTGACCGGGTGCTGGCCAGGTTTGGTCTGGATAAGAAAACCGAGATCGAGCTGGTTGACAAAACCCACGAAGAGCTGGAGCATGAGACTGCCGCACTGGAAGAAGCAAAATTAGCCCATGCGCATGTACATGTTCCGGCGTAA